CGGGCAGAAGGCGTCAATGATGTAATTCCTTTATCAAGAGCATTCTTCCACTCGAAAAGATCCTTGAACATTCGTGTTGCAGCTCCTGATGCCGGAACAAATTTGAGCAAATCCATCCGTGGAGCAGAAGATTCAAATGCATGACTATAGTGTTCCTGTTCCGGCAGATCAAGAACACGAATACCATCACCCGGCACCGCAGGCCGATCAAGCGATGCGTATGGGAAACCATTCCGAAAAAAATCCAGTTGCTGGTTAACCTCTTCAATACTAATCCCTTTTTCTTCCAGAAGTTTCAGATCGTTTTGGGTCCACATAGGCATATTTCAGATTTAAAGGGGTTCGATTATTAACGTTCAGCAGAGGCCTGCATGCCAGCTTCAAAGGCTTTCAGATTCAGGTCAATTACAGAAGGTCCTTTTTGTGCAAAGAGTGTTTTTATTCCCAGCACCAGGCTTTCAGGCTTCAGATGAATAAAACGGGAGGCAGCGCCCAGCATTACCATGTTGGATGCTCTGGCTGAGCCGCAGAGGGAAGCAATTTCGTCTGCATTGATCAGCACTGTATTTTTATAGTTACTGTACTCATGCATCAGGGAATCCAGGGAAGGATAATCAGGAATGTTTATAAAAGGCTGGCTATTCGACACTATCCAGCCGTCGGGAGACAGCCAGGGAAGGTAGCGCAGAGCCTCCAACGGTTCCACGGAGAGAATCAGGCTGGCAGAAGACAGGGGTATAAGGTCAGAGGCTATGGGCCTGGAGCTGATTCTGACGTGCGACTGAACAGCTCCGCCTCTCTGGCTCATACCATGAATTTCGGACTGTTTAATGTGCATATTTTCTTCCAGGGCCGCAACTCCGAGGACAGCCGAGATGGAAATTATGCCCTGCCCCCCTACTCCGCAAAGGATGATATCGGTTTTCATATCGTGTTTTCCTGTTGGAATCATTTTATATCAGTCTTTTGAATATTCTTCATTTAATACTCAGAACAATAAGGACAGGTTCCTGTTAATTCTTTTTATGTCTGCGGGCTGAAGTCTGGATGCATTCCCTCTGAAAGATGACAACTGACAGACCTCTATAAAGAATTTCCTGCCGTAGAACTTGCACATTCTGTTCATGATTCTTTTTAAGGGGAACCAGGGTTACAATGTGATCGGGGCTGACCCCAAGTCCTTTGCAGATTTCGACCAGACGATTAGTGGCGTGGGATTTCTGGCCGCCGGTCATAGCTGTTGCGGAGTTATCGGAAATGATGACGGTTATGGGTGAATTTTCAATCACTGCATCGAGAAGCCCTGTCATTCCGGAGTGGGTGAAGGTGGAATCACCGATAACGCAAACAGAAGGGGACATACCTGCATCGGCAGCTCCCTTTGCCATAGTAATGGAAGCACCCATATCCACGCAGCTGTAAATTGCATTGTAAGGAGGCAAAGCGCCGAGGGTATAGCATCCGATATCGGAGAAAACTTTCCCTTTGCCGAATTCCTGCATAACTTCATCGAGAGCCAGGTACAAATCGGCATGGCTGCAGCCGTTGCATAAAGAAGGTGGCCGGGGAACAACAACCGGAGGGGGTGCAAAAGTTTGCTTTGCAGGAAATCCAAAGGCGGAGGCCACGATATCGGGCGTCAGTTCTCCGTCGCGGGGGATTGTCCCATCAAGGCGTCCTTTTATCTGCTTGCTGGCGGGGAATGTTCCGCTGAGCATTTCCTCCACAAAGGGATATCCGTCTTCCAGTACCAGAATGGCTGAGGATTGTTCAAATATTTTTTGTATGTGTTGAACTGGCAAAGGATATTGCGAGAGTTTATAAACGGGACCCGGGTAATTTCCTTCAGGAAAGCATTCATTCAAATAGTTCCAGCCTGTTCCGCAGGCAATAATTCCGGTGGTACCAACCGGATTTAAAACAGCCGAGTTAAAAGGTGATTGTTCGGATGCTTTGAGGAATTCTTCCTGAAGGGTCAGTAGGCGTTTGTAGCGTTTGCGGGCCAGCGCCGGCAACAGGACGAACTGGAGGGGATCTTCGGGCAAACGGTTTGGTTTTTGAGGGAGCGGAGGCCGGGTTTCGACCTGTGAACGGGAATGAGCGAGGCGGGTAGTGATGCGCATCAGTACAGGTACGCCGTATTTTTCTGAAAGATCAAAGGCGTTTCTGGTCATGTTATAGGCTTCCTGCTGGGTAGAAGGCTCGAATACAGGGATCTGGGCAAATTTGCCATAGTATCGTGAATCCTGTTCATTCTGGCTGGAATGCATGGACGGGTCATCCGCGGCCACAACAACAAGACCCCCATTGACTCCGGTAATGGCAG
The nucleotide sequence above comes from Bacteroidales bacterium. Encoded proteins:
- a CDS encoding indolepyruvate oxidoreductase subunit beta, translated to MKTDIILCGVGGQGIISISAVLGVAALEENMHIKQSEIHGMSQRGGAVQSHVRISSRPIASDLIPLSSASLILSVEPLEALRYLPWLSPDGWIVSNSQPFINIPDYPSLDSLMHEYSNYKNTVLINADEIASLCGSARASNMVMLGAASRFIHLKPESLVLGIKTLFAQKGPSVIDLNLKAFEAGMQASAER
- a CDS encoding indolepyruvate ferredoxin oxidoreductase; this translates as MRKLLLLGDEAIAQGALDAGISGIYAYPGTPSTEIMEYVQASEYAAQHNVHALWSANEKTAMEEALGMSYAGKRALVAMKHVGLNVAADPFMNAAITGVNGGLVVVAADDPSMHSSQNEQDSRYYGKFAQIPVFEPSTQQEAYNMTRNAFDLSEKYGVPVLMRITTRLAHSRSQVETRPPLPQKPNRLPEDPLQFVLLPALARKRYKRLLTLQEEFLKASEQSPFNSAVLNPVGTTGIIACGTGWNYLNECFPEGNYPGPVYKLSQYPLPVQHIQKIFEQSSAILVLEDGYPFVEEMLSGTFPASKQIKGRLDGTIPRDGELTPDIVASAFGFPAKQTFAPPPVVVPRPPSLCNGCSHADLYLALDEVMQEFGKGKVFSDIGCYTLGALPPYNAIYSCVDMGASITMAKGAADAGMSPSVCVIGDSTFTHSGMTGLLDAVIENSPITVIISDNSATAMTGGQKSHATNRLVEICKGLGVSPDHIVTLVPLKKNHEQNVQVLRQEILYRGLSVVIFQRECIQTSARRHKKN